Sequence from the Pseudomonas sp. 7SR1 genome:
ACATTATGGGCGGTCTTATCCCGCCCGCAACCTTCGTAGGACGTGCTTAATGCTCAAGGCGCTGCGTTTTTCCGGCTGGCCGCTGTTGGCTGGCGTGCTTGTCGCTCTACTGATTATCCAGCGCTACCCGGAATGGGTCGGCCTGCCAAGTCTTGACGTCAACCTGCAGCAGGCGCCGCAAACCAAGGCCCTGCAGCAGGGCCCGGTGTCCTATGCCGATGCCGTGACCACCGCCGCGCCAGCCGTGGTCAACCTCTATACCACCAAGGTCGTCAACAAACCCAGCCATCCGCTGTTCGAAGACCCGCAGTTCCGGCGTTTCTTCGGCGACAACTCGCCCAAGCAGAAGCGCATGGAGTCGAGCCTGGGTTCGGGCGTCATCATGAGTCCGGAAGGCTATATCCTGACCAACAACCACGTCACCAGCGGCGCCGACCAGATCGTGGTCGCCCTGAAGGATGGCCGTGAAACCCTGGCACGGGTGATCGGCAGCGACCCGGAAACCGACCTGGCGGTGTTGAAGATCGACCTGAAGAACCTGCCGGCCATCACCATCGGCCGCTCGGACAGCATCCGCATCGGCGACGTCGCCCTGGCCATCGGCAACCCGTTCGGTGTCGGCCAGACCGTGACCATGGGCATCATCAGCGCCACCGGTCGCAACCAGTTGGGGCTCAACAACTACGAAGACTTCATCCAGACCGATGCCGCGATCAACCCCGGCAACTCCGGTGGCGCGTTGGTGGATGCCAACGGCAACCTCACCGGGATCAATACGGCGATCTTCTCCAAGTCCGGCGGCAGCCAGGGCATCGGCTTCGCCATTCCGGTGAAGCTGGCGATGGAGGTGATGAAATCCATCATCGAACACGGCCAGGTCATTCGCGGCTGGCTGGGTATCGAAGTACAGCCGCTGACCCAGGAGCTGGCCGAGTCCTTCGGCCTGTCCGGGCGGCCAGGCATCGTGGTGGCGGGAATCTTCCGCGACGGACCGGCGCAGAAGGCCGGCCTGCAACTGGGCGACGTGATCCTGAGTATCGACGGCGAGCCGGCCGGCGATGGCCGTCGCTCGATGAACCAGGTGGCACGCATCAAGCCTACCGACAAAGTCGCCATCCAGGTGATGCGCAACGGCAAGGAGCTCAAGCTCACCGCCGAGATCGGCCTGCGGCCACCACCGGCACCGGTGGTGCCCAAGGAAGAGCAGTAACTGAGGGGCGCATCCTCGTTGGCCTGACACAACCCTGTGGCGAGGGGATTTATCCCGCCGGGTTGCGCAGCAACCCGTAATCAGACACCGCGGTCCATCAGATGAACCGTACCGGCTGGTCTACGGCTGCTGCGCAGCCGAACGGGGATAAATCCCCTCGCCACTAGAAATCCTACCGGCACTTCCACTGTGATCCTCTCCAGATTTCACTTGAAATACAGATAGCAGAAATTCTCATTAGTAGTGTTATATTGTTTCAATTATAAATTTGGAACAATATAACATGCCATCCTTGAAACGGCTCTCCTTCGCCAGCCTGGCCCTGGGTCTGCTGGGCGACCCGGCCTTCGCCGAAGAAGTGCAACCGGTGGAACTGGACGCCATCAGCGTGAGATCCGATTACGAATCCCCCACCGGGCCCGTGGCCGGCTATCGAGCGACCCGCTCTGCCAGTGCGACCAAGACCGACACGGCCCTGAGGGATATCCCGCAATCGATCAGTGTGATCCCCGCCAGCGTACTCAAGGATCTGGGCAGCACTGAGGTTGAACGGGCACTGGAGTTCGCTGGTGGGGTATCGAAACAGAACAATTTCGGCGGGTTGACGCTATACGAGTACAGCGTGCGCGGGTTCACGACGTCGGAATTCTACAAGGACGGCTTCAGCGCCAACCGCGGCTATCCGAGCACGCCGGATACGGCCAACATCGAACGCATCGAGGTGCTCAAAGGCCCGGCCGCCAGCCTGTACGGCCGAGGCGATCCGGGTGGCACGGTGAACATCGTCACCAAAAAACCCCAGCCCGATGCCTTTACCACCCTTCAGACAAGCGCCGGCAGTTGGGATCGCTACCGCACGGCCCTGGACGTCAACACGCCCCTGGATGCCGAAGGCAACCTGTTGTCGCGAGTCAATCTGGCGGTGGAAGACAACCACAGCTTTCGCGACCACGTCGACAGCCAGCGTGTTTTCGTCGCGCCTTCCATCAGCTGGCAGCTGAACCCAGATACGCGGCTGTTGCTGGAAAGCGAAATCGTGCGCCACAGCTCGACGTTCGACCGCGGCATCGTCGCCCCGAACAACCGCTGGAGCGGAGTTTCCCGTTCCACGTTCCTGGGCGAACCCGACGATGGCGACATCGACAACCACAACAACATGCTCCAGGCCGCGCTCGAACATCAGCTCAACGACGCCTGGCAACTGCGCCTGGCCAGCCATTACAAGCAGGGCGAACTCTGGGGGTTCGCCTCCGAAGCGCGCCCGTTGAACGCCGACGGGCGTACTGTCAACCGTCGTTACCGCGAGCGGGACAACGATTGGCATGACAGCATCACCCAGCTGGAACTGCGCGGCCTGTTCGACCTCGGTCCCTGGCAGCACGAACTGTTGATCGGCAGTGAATATGAGGACTACCGCAAGAACGAGCGCGTGACCACCATCACTGGCGGTCACTACCCCATCGACATCTATCAGCCGATCTACGGCCAGCCAAAACCCGACGGCCTGCGTACCGGCACGGACTTCTTCGAGCATGTGCAAAGCCGTGCGCTGAACCTTCAGGACCAGATCGTCTTCACCGACAAGCTGCGAGGCATGCTGGGCGTACGTTACGAGCACTTCGAACAGAGCATCGACGATCACACCCGCAACGCCACCGACCGCCAACGTCACGAGGCCCTGACGCAACGCGCCGGCCTGCTGTATCAGCTGACGCCCGAAGTCGGGCTGTTCGCCAACGCATCCACCTCGTTCAAGCCCAACAACGGCCTGGATGCCACCGGCAAGTCCTTCGATCCGGAAGAAGGCGTGGGCTACGAAATCGGAATCAAGAGCGAGCTCTTCGACGATCGCCTGAGCAGCACCCTGGCGGCATTCCATATAGAGAAGGAAAACGTCCTCGCACTGGACCCGGCTACCGACACCAACCGGGCCATGGGCAAGGCCCGCAGCCAGGGGCTGGATCTGCAGGTGACCGGACAGGTGACCGATGCCGTACGGGTGATCGGCGCCTTCGCCTACATCGATGCGCAAGTGACCCAGGGGGACAAGGCCATTCCCACGGGCAGCCGGATCCTGGGCGTTGCCAAGCACAGCGGCAGCCTGTTGGGGGTATATGAATTCCAGGACGGCCGCCTGCGTGGTTCGGATGTCGGCGCGGCGCTGACCTACGTTGGGGATCGTTCCGGACAGGCCGGCAGCGATTTCGAATTGCCGGCGTACCACACCGTGGACCTGCTGGCGCATTACAAGGCCAGCGACAACGTCACCCTGGGCCTGAACCTGAATAACGTCCTCGACGAAAAATACTACGAACGCTCCTACAGCAATTACTGGGTCACCCCCGGCGACCCGCGCAATGTCACCGTCAATCTCACCCTTGATCTATAAAAAGGAAAAACCCATGAAATGCCCCAAGACAGTCGCCCTTCTCGGCTTGCTCCTGGCGACTCAAGCCTCGGCCCATGGCCTGTGGACCGAACAGCGGCGTGGCAACATCGAAGTGATCTATGGTCACGGTGCCGAAGATAATGCGTTCAAGGCGCAGAAAGTCAGCGGTGCCTGGGCCTATGACCTGGGCGGCAAGATGATTCCGGTGACCGTGGAACGCCTCCCGGACCACGCCCGCCTGCAACCACTCAAGCCGCCCGCCGTGCTGGCAGTGGCGCTGGATAACGGCATGTGGTCCCAGACCGCCGACAAGAAGTGGATCAACGAAGGCCGCAGCAAGGTGCCAGGGGCAATCGAGTCGACCCACACGTTCAAATACAGCCTGGCGATCTACGAACCCGGGGCCAGGCTGCCAAAGCTCGACGAGATAAAGTTCGTGATTCGCCCGCAAGTCGACCCGCTGACCGTAGGGCCGGGCCAGTCGTTGCCGGTCCAGGTACTGCTGGACGGCAAGCCGGCGGCAGGCGTGAAGCTGGTGGGGGACTATCGCAGCGCGCCGGACACCGTCTCGGCTGAAACCGATGCCGATGGCCGGGCCAACGTCGTGGTGCGCAATGAAGGGTTGAATGTGATCGCCGCGCAGATGGAAATGGCCCTCAAGGACAACAAGGACGTGGCCACCCGAGGCGTATTCACCTCACTGACCTTCGTCGGCGAGCCGCATCACGATTAACACGCCGGGCACAGTCAGTCGCATGGATGCCGACTGACTGAGTCATCGCGAACAGGTTCGCTCCCACAGGTTCAGCGCCAGGCTTCAGAGTTCGCCGAGGGCTTCCACCAGCGCCTGGTTCTGTTCCGGCGTGCCGATGCTGATCCGCAGGAACTGGGCAATGCGTTCCTGCTTGAAGTGCCGCACGATCACGCCCTGTTCCCGCAGTTTCGCCGCCAGCCCCGCCGCATCGTGCCGTGGGTGGCGAGCGAAGATGAAGTTGGCGGCCGAAGGCAGGACTTCGAACCCCTTGCCCTGCAGTTGCGCCACCACCCACTCCCGATGCTCGATGACCAGCCGACAGGTCCGGTCGAAGTACTCCCGGTCGTCGAACGCCGCCGCGCCGCCGACGTTCGCCAGGCGATCGATGGGGTAGGAGTTGAAGCTGTTCTTGATCCGTTCCAGCGCTTCGATCAGGTCAGGGTGACCCACCGCCAGGCCCACCCGCAGCCCGGCCAGCGAGCGAGACTTGGACAGTGTCTGGGTGACCAGCAGGTTCGGGTAACGACCCACCAGG
This genomic interval carries:
- the algW gene encoding Do family serine endopeptidase AlgW, translating into MLKALRFSGWPLLAGVLVALLIIQRYPEWVGLPSLDVNLQQAPQTKALQQGPVSYADAVTTAAPAVVNLYTTKVVNKPSHPLFEDPQFRRFFGDNSPKQKRMESSLGSGVIMSPEGYILTNNHVTSGADQIVVALKDGRETLARVIGSDPETDLAVLKIDLKNLPAITIGRSDSIRIGDVALAIGNPFGVGQTVTMGIISATGRNQLGLNNYEDFIQTDAAINPGNSGGALVDANGNLTGINTAIFSKSGGSQGIGFAIPVKLAMEVMKSIIEHGQVIRGWLGIEVQPLTQELAESFGLSGRPGIVVAGIFRDGPAQKAGLQLGDVILSIDGEPAGDGRRSMNQVARIKPTDKVAIQVMRNGKELKLTAEIGLRPPPAPVVPKEEQ
- a CDS encoding TonB-dependent siderophore receptor; translated protein: MPSLKRLSFASLALGLLGDPAFAEEVQPVELDAISVRSDYESPTGPVAGYRATRSASATKTDTALRDIPQSISVIPASVLKDLGSTEVERALEFAGGVSKQNNFGGLTLYEYSVRGFTTSEFYKDGFSANRGYPSTPDTANIERIEVLKGPAASLYGRGDPGGTVNIVTKKPQPDAFTTLQTSAGSWDRYRTALDVNTPLDAEGNLLSRVNLAVEDNHSFRDHVDSQRVFVAPSISWQLNPDTRLLLESEIVRHSSTFDRGIVAPNNRWSGVSRSTFLGEPDDGDIDNHNNMLQAALEHQLNDAWQLRLASHYKQGELWGFASEARPLNADGRTVNRRYRERDNDWHDSITQLELRGLFDLGPWQHELLIGSEYEDYRKNERVTTITGGHYPIDIYQPIYGQPKPDGLRTGTDFFEHVQSRALNLQDQIVFTDKLRGMLGVRYEHFEQSIDDHTRNATDRQRHEALTQRAGLLYQLTPEVGLFANASTSFKPNNGLDATGKSFDPEEGVGYEIGIKSELFDDRLSSTLAAFHIEKENVLALDPATDTNRAMGKARSQGLDLQVTGQVTDAVRVIGAFAYIDAQVTQGDKAIPTGSRILGVAKHSGSLLGVYEFQDGRLRGSDVGAALTYVGDRSGQAGSDFELPAYHTVDLLAHYKASDNVTLGLNLNNVLDEKYYERSYSNYWVTPGDPRNVTVNLTLDL
- a CDS encoding DUF4198 domain-containing protein; translation: MKCPKTVALLGLLLATQASAHGLWTEQRRGNIEVIYGHGAEDNAFKAQKVSGAWAYDLGGKMIPVTVERLPDHARLQPLKPPAVLAVALDNGMWSQTADKKWINEGRSKVPGAIESTHTFKYSLAIYEPGARLPKLDEIKFVIRPQVDPLTVGPGQSLPVQVLLDGKPAAGVKLVGDYRSAPDTVSAETDADGRANVVVRNEGLNVIAAQMEMALKDNKDVATRGVFTSLTFVGEPHHD